One genomic segment of Lytechinus pictus isolate F3 Inbred chromosome 18, Lp3.0, whole genome shotgun sequence includes these proteins:
- the LOC129281581 gene encoding maternal embryonic leucine zipper kinase-like, whose protein sequence is MKDHLETCCGSPAYAAPELVSGKEYIGSEADIWSMGVLLYALLCGFLPFDDDNVSLLYRKILSGVYEEPPWLSDETKDLLKHMLQVNPTKRIKMKELIVHPWVVKAFGTPVDWESKCEKSQLNVDCVTEMAMHYGKSKKDIMSTLKQWKYDHMTATYFILLAAKYRGRTVRLPMAHRPLTEKNQTDSAMRFHHHHQHHHPQNYHDNLEPPTSSPYMFSSMEDGLEDEESYIISSPHRRTASERRHSGDHRRPRSSQNPRERPVSTHLEGTYVKPGGEDTYMVSTPLVSGKENHRDDDGFVKPTGLPLKTPVRKRSKSDAKEKTLQKTRAAAVKQPVVPTLSLPPIVTPSRSMDGDLNRLTINTPHNNGALDIQKAVSMEDSLDRVMMEDGEMKRTGLSGSAKKIFGSFEKGIDKMIDLLSPRRRSNAGMDEPRKVKALYNVSTTSTLPADVVVERLKEGLMYSNIDSYKQKGYTLRCKKQDSKGKTVLSFDMEVCRLPQMDMVGIRRKRLKGDTWEYKRMCQTILEHSRL, encoded by the exons ATGAAGGATCATTTAGAGACCTGTTGTGGCAGCCCTGCCTATGCAGCTCCTGAGTTGGTTTCTGGCAAAGAATACATTGGCTCCGAG GCTGATATATGGAGCATGGGAGTGTTACTATATGCATTACTCTGTGGCTTTCTTCCTTTTGATGACGATAACGTGTCCCTCCTCTATCGCAAAATACTTTCTGGTGTGTATGAAGAACCTCCGTGGCTTTCAGACGAAACCAAAGATCTTCTCAAACATATGCTTCAG GTGAACCCCACAAAGAGGATCAAAATGAAAGAGCTCATTGTCCACCCTTGGGTCGTGAAAGCATTCGGTACACCCGTAGATTGGGAGAGTAAATGTGAG AAAAGTCAGCTAAATGTGGACTGCGTCACAGAAATGGCAATGCACTATGGGAAGTCGAAGAAGGACATAATGTCAACGTTAAAACAG TGGAAATATGATCACATGACAGCCACGTATTTTATCCTACTAGCCGCCAAGTATCGAGGTAGAACGGTCAGACTACCGATGGCGCATAGACCACTTACAGAAAAG AATCAAACCGACAGTGCAATGAGattccatcatcaccatcaacatcaccatccgCAAAATTACCATGACAACCTGGAACCGCCCACCAGCTCGCCCTACATGTTCAGTTCAATGGAAGATGGCTTGGAAGACGAGGAATCCTACATCATCTCGTCTCCGCACCGACGGACCGCATCCGAGAGGCGCCACTCCGGGGATCACAGAAGGCCACGCAGCTCTCAAAATCCGCGAGAAAGACCGGTCAGTACGCATTTAGAAGGGACTTACGTCAAGCCGGGCGGAGAGGACACGTACATGGTGTCGACACCGCTGGTGTCGGGGAAAGAGAATCATAGAGACGATGACGGATTCGTGAAACCCACTGGTTTGCCGTTAAAGACTCCTGTAAGGAAACGGAGTAAAAGCGACGCCAAGGAGAAGACGTTGCAGAAGACGAGAGCGGCGGCCGTGAAACAACCGGTCGTTCCAACATTATCGCTTCCTCCTATAGTAACGCCTTCAAGATCCATGGATGGTGATCTTAATAGACTTACCATCAACACTCCACATAACAATGGTGCCTTAGACATCCAAAA AGCTGTCTCCATGGAGGATTCGTTAGACCGAGTAATGATGGAGGACGGGGAGATGAAGAGAACCGGTCTGAGTGGATCTGCAAAGAAGATCTTCGGCAGCTTTGAGAAAGGAATCGACAAGATGATCGACCTGTTATCACCGAGAAGAAGATCCAACGCTGGCATGGATGAACCAAGGAAGGTCAAG GCTCTGTACAATGTATCAACAACATCAACCCTCCCTGCCGATGTGGTAGTGGAGAGATTAAAAGAAGGCCTTATGTATAGCAATATCGACTCGTATAAACAGAAAGG GTATACCCTGCGATGCAAGAAGCAAGATTCCAAGGGAAAGACTGTCCTATCCTTCGACATGGAGGTCTGTAGGCTTCCCCAGATGGACATGGTTGGGATCAGGAGAAAACGCCTCAAGGGCGATACGTGGGAGTACAAGCGCATGTGTCAAACCATCCTGGAACACTCAAGACTCTAG